In Gimesia benthica, a single window of DNA contains:
- a CDS encoding nuclease-related domain-containing protein: MWADFSLILIPLLLSILSMGVAVAIIYCWLRKQNRHYRESPLTQDLMRPPGYSLQLKVNELGDEVTLYLMFMLGAPILLYSFHLSESYFGGEPESALRTAISFAMGMGVVGFLGYRLSKTLDEKKKYALGLQGEMFTGEELNQLMLDGCRVFHDIQFPYGNIDHVVVSPSGVFSINTKMRGKPKHGDGRAELIVDYQNNVLRFPDYEHPIPHNQLEAESNWLSKHLTSAIGNQVKVQPILALPGWFIKERIGRGLVTVINPTKPNRFFVNNHITLSATEMQQIAHQLEQLCRNVKPSYRAKKK, encoded by the coding sequence ATGTGGGCGGACTTTTCATTAATTCTAATTCCCTTACTACTTTCAATTCTTAGTATGGGGGTAGCAGTTGCCATTATTTATTGCTGGCTTCGAAAGCAAAACAGGCATTATCGAGAATCCCCACTAACCCAAGATCTAATGAGGCCCCCCGGTTATTCGCTCCAATTAAAAGTAAATGAACTGGGTGATGAGGTCACACTCTATTTGATGTTCATGCTGGGAGCACCGATTCTTCTCTATTCGTTTCATCTAAGTGAATCATATTTTGGAGGTGAGCCGGAGTCGGCCCTTCGTACTGCGATATCATTCGCCATGGGGATGGGAGTTGTGGGATTTTTGGGTTATCGACTTTCAAAGACCTTAGACGAAAAGAAAAAATATGCCCTTGGCTTACAAGGCGAGATGTTTACAGGGGAAGAACTAAACCAATTAATGCTTGATGGCTGTAGAGTATTTCATGACATCCAATTTCCTTATGGAAATATAGATCATGTGGTGGTGAGTCCAAGCGGAGTATTTTCAATCAACACTAAAATGCGAGGCAAACCAAAACACGGTGACGGCAGAGCAGAACTAATCGTTGATTACCAGAACAATGTCTTACGATTTCCTGACTATGAGCATCCGATCCCTCATAACCAACTGGAAGCAGAATCTAATTGGCTTTCAAAACATTTAACATCAGCAATTGGCAATCAAGTCAAAGTACAACCGATTCTTGCACTCCCCGGATGGTTTATCAAAGAACGCATTGGACGTGGCTTAGTTACTGTCATCAATCCTACGAAGCCCAATCGCTTCTTTGTGAATAATCATATCACTCTTAGTGCTACCGAGATGCAACAGATCGCCCACCAGTTAGAACAACTGTGTCGTAATGTTAAGCCTTCCTATCGTGCCAAGAAAAAATGA
- a CDS encoding DNA methyltransferase produces MAKKKSGSSPKRNDTPKYQPMPDLSPDEFALLKADIKENGLQYPIIQDEYGITLDGHQRERALRELKFKNYPVQVIGGLSEEEKWQYALSVNVKRRHLTSAQKRDLIKQELKRTPDIANNWLAEIIGADVKTVQTVRRKLVSTLEIPKLEKLRGKDGKHRSARYNQIITNTPKELEIARSVISDLPSENGRILDTISAQRRARRNVKSLARNINSVVKPSSTKDIRLYNCRFQNLEKQAKLKPNSVSLVLTDFPYNKEFLPQLSELSEFCDRVLKPGGLLVTYSGQYHLPEVLERLGEHLTYRWQMASIWSGDSNMIHPLQIASQWKPIWIFSKGKWKKKKRWSDVSLVQGKDKSLHDWQQHETEVEMLVQYFSEPKNLVCDCMAGSFTTAIACRRNGRKFVGCDVDAECVEIGHARLGREK; encoded by the coding sequence ATGGCGAAAAAGAAATCCGGATCCAGTCCTAAGAGAAATGACACCCCGAAATACCAGCCAATGCCAGATCTCTCTCCAGACGAATTCGCTCTTCTGAAAGCTGACATAAAAGAGAATGGCCTTCAGTATCCAATCATCCAAGATGAATATGGGATTACGCTAGATGGTCACCAACGTGAGCGAGCATTACGAGAACTGAAATTTAAGAATTACCCAGTCCAAGTCATTGGTGGCCTAAGCGAGGAAGAGAAGTGGCAATACGCACTGAGCGTCAATGTTAAGCGTAGGCACCTCACATCAGCCCAAAAGCGTGATTTGATAAAACAAGAGCTCAAACGCACTCCTGATATCGCCAATAATTGGCTGGCGGAAATCATTGGGGCCGACGTAAAAACAGTTCAGACAGTTCGTAGAAAATTGGTCTCAACTTTGGAAATTCCAAAGTTGGAAAAGCTAAGGGGTAAGGACGGTAAGCATCGAAGTGCACGTTACAATCAGATCATCACCAATACTCCCAAGGAACTAGAAATTGCCCGCTCAGTGATTTCAGATTTGCCGTCTGAGAATGGAAGAATTCTCGACACGATCTCGGCACAAAGACGTGCCAGACGAAACGTTAAGTCACTCGCCCGGAACATCAACAGCGTTGTTAAGCCATCATCTACTAAGGACATTCGACTGTATAATTGTCGGTTTCAGAATCTTGAGAAACAGGCAAAACTAAAACCAAATAGTGTTTCTCTCGTGCTGACCGACTTTCCATACAATAAAGAATTCCTTCCACAACTTTCCGAACTGAGTGAGTTCTGTGATAGGGTCTTAAAACCCGGTGGTCTGCTAGTAACCTACAGCGGCCAATATCATCTACCAGAGGTGCTGGAGCGTCTGGGAGAACACCTTACGTACCGATGGCAGATGGCCTCAATCTGGAGTGGCGATTCTAACATGATTCATCCGCTCCAGATTGCGAGCCAATGGAAACCGATCTGGATTTTTTCCAAAGGGAAATGGAAGAAAAAGAAGCGTTGGTCTGATGTTTCGCTGGTTCAGGGAAAAGACAAATCACTTCATGACTGGCAGCAACATGAAACTGAGGTTGAGATGCTGGTCCAATATTTTTCTGAGCCTAAAAATCTCGTATGCGATTGTATGGCAGGTAGTTTCACAACGGCGATAGCCTGTCGTAGAAATGGAAGGAAGTTCGTTGGCTGTGATGTTGATGCTGAATGTGTTGAAATTGGTCATGCGAGATTGGGAAGAGAAAAGTAG